In Miscanthus floridulus cultivar M001 chromosome 5, ASM1932011v1, whole genome shotgun sequence, one genomic interval encodes:
- the LOC136451903 gene encoding uncharacterized protein: protein METESAAMEDPGVNGSNVVSWVASGVVLWSTAFLLVRALFPKRSYDFCNRAVSTMHAVAAVCLASLSVADWSCPVCPLAAASSPRQMRALAVTLAYMVYDAACCHLNGDTRLDNTVHHLVSIVGIGAGLAYQRCGTEEVACLFVTEISSPLLHLREMLKEFGVRDTDLNLLVDVLFAVTFSVARMGFGPYITYVTVTADNPILIKAMASGLQLVSAYWFLRILRMVRYKLGKKKPLPPPPDKLAAAN from the exons ATGGAGACTGAGTCGGCGGCCATGGAGGATCCGGGCGTCAACGGCAGCAACGTGGTGAGCTGGGTGGCGTCCGGGGTGGTGCTGTGGTCGACCGCGTTCTTGCTGGTGCGGGCGCTGTTCCCCAAGCGCTCCTACGACTTCTGCAACCGCGCCGTCTCCACCATGCACGCCGTCGCCGCCGTGTGCCTCGCCAGCCTCTCCGTCGCCGACTGGTCGTGCCCCGTCTGCCCGCTCGCCGCCGCATCCTCCCCGCGCCAG ATGAGGGCGCTGGCGGTTACGCTTGCGTACATGGTGTACGACGCGGCGTGCTGCCACCTCAACGGCGACACGCGGCTGGACAACACCGTGCACCACCTCGTCAGCATCGTCGGCATCGGCGCCGGGCTCGCCTACCAGAGG TGCGGGACGGAGGAGGTGGCCTGCCTGTTCGTCACGGAGATCTCCAGCCCGCTGCTGCACCTCCGGGAGATGCTCAAGGAGTTCGGCGTCCGGGACACCGACCTTAACCTCCTCGTCGACGTGCTCTTCGCCGTCACCTTCTCCGTCGCCCGGATGGGCTTCGGGCCCTACATCACCTACGTCACTGTGACGGCCGACAACCCCATCCTCATCAAG GCGATGGCGTCGGGGCTGCAGCTGGTGAGCGCCTACTGGTTCCTGCGGATCCTCAGGATGGTCAGGTACAAgctcggcaagaagaagccgctgccaccaccgccggacAAGCTCGCCGCCGCCAACTGA